The Terriglobales bacterium genome window below encodes:
- a CDS encoding LON peptidase substrate-binding domain-containing protein: protein MEGAGTPPRPGERRERPIEELPLFPLHTVLFPGGRLPLRIFEVRYMDMAKSCIRHQTPFGVCLIREGAEVGAPATPSEVGTLARVASWDMPQLGVLHVSARGERRFRIVERRVQADGLSVGKVEFLADEADQPVPASLSNAVKLLERVVEQHAELLERPHRLDSCAWVSARLAELLPLPLEAKQALLEMDDARARLERLGALVRTD, encoded by the coding sequence GTGGAAGGTGCTGGTACGCCACCGCGGCCTGGCGAACGAAGAGAACGCCCCATAGAAGAACTGCCGCTTTTCCCGCTGCACACCGTGCTGTTCCCGGGCGGGCGGCTGCCGTTGCGCATCTTCGAAGTGCGCTACATGGACATGGCGAAAAGTTGTATCCGGCATCAAACGCCGTTTGGCGTCTGCCTGATCCGGGAGGGGGCCGAGGTCGGCGCGCCCGCCACGCCGAGCGAGGTCGGCACGCTGGCGCGCGTCGCGAGCTGGGACATGCCGCAGCTCGGCGTGCTGCACGTCAGCGCGCGCGGCGAGCGGCGCTTCCGGATTGTCGAGCGCCGCGTGCAAGCGGACGGGTTGTCGGTGGGGAAAGTCGAATTCCTCGCCGACGAGGCCGACCAACCTGTCCCTGCCAGCCTATCCAATGCCGTGAAGCTGCTCGAGCGCGTGGTCGAGCAGCATGCCGAGCTCCTCGAGCGCCCGCACCGCCTGGATTCTTGCGCGTGGGTGAGCGCGCGGCTCGCCGAGCTGCTGCCGCTGCCGCTCGAGGCCAAGCAGGCGCTGCTGGAGATGGACGACGCGCGGGCGCGGCTCGAGCGCCTCGGCGCGCTGGTCCGAACGGACTAG